The following coding sequences lie in one Rutidosis leptorrhynchoides isolate AG116_Rl617_1_P2 chromosome 6, CSIRO_AGI_Rlap_v1, whole genome shotgun sequence genomic window:
- the LOC139854065 gene encoding uncharacterized protein translates to MYNVSHVDVGRMWNSLASTIRGVAKESLGETVGTFRGHKASRESWELITLHDGPLVDRTKAEERYKEAKREAKKAVARAKDKAYEELYKRLDSKEGANDIFKIAKERERRRRDLDNIKFIKDEAGQSIVKEDGIRKRWEEYFSSLFIGGRSERNDERDDTSIEEYQNNCPCSMIKEDEVREALRKMGRNK, encoded by the exons ATGTATAATGTATCGCATGTTGACGTGGGTCGTATGTGGAATAGTTTAGCATCCACCATTAGGGGGGTTGCCAAAGAATCTCTAGGTGAGACAGTAGGGACTTTCAGAGGACATAAGGCAAGTAGGGAATCTTG GGAGCTCATCACCCTTCATGACGGTCCACTTGTTGACAGAACTAAGGCAGAAGAAAGATATAAAGAGGCaaaaagagaagctaagaaggcaGTTGCGCGTGCGAAAGATAAGGCGTACGAAGAGTTGTACAAGAGACTAGACTCCAAAGAGGGAGCAAATGATATCTTCAAGATAGCTAAGGAAAGGGAGCGTAGAAGAAGGGACCTGGATAATATTAAATTTATCAAAGATGAAGCTGGCCAAAGCATCGTAAAGGAAGATGGaattaggaaaagatgggaggAGTATTTCTCGTCTCTTTTCATTGGGGGTAGATCTGAGCGCAACGATGAGCGGGATGACACATCAATAGAAGAGTATCAAAACAACTGTCCCTGCTCGATGATTAAAGAGGATGAAGTTAGAGAGGCTCTAAGAAAGATGGGAAGAAATAAATGA